The following are encoded in a window of Sinorhizobium sojae CCBAU 05684 genomic DNA:
- a CDS encoding DUF551 domain-containing protein yields MTDRTASPTTVAFRALPADIQALSFDAVGHLPRPMSHMEMLLAVGQAVLAERERDKWRPIDSAPKDRTPVIIAVPTKDRDDYIVGEAYFHPEDNDWWWANNAPGDYHGGPISDINHHGPTHWRPLPEPPTLRADPEQGEAE; encoded by the coding sequence ATGACCGACCGCACCGCCTCCCCAACGACCGTTGCTTTCCGCGCTCTTCCCGCCGACATCCAAGCCTTATCGTTTGATGCAGTCGGACACCTGCCCCGGCCGATGAGCCATATGGAAATGCTGCTGGCCGTGGGGCAAGCCGTTTTGGCAGAACGGGAGCGTGACAAGTGGCGCCCGATCGATAGCGCGCCGAAGGACCGAACGCCGGTCATCATCGCCGTGCCGACCAAAGACCGGGACGACTACATCGTGGGCGAAGCCTACTTCCATCCCGAGGATAACGATTGGTGGTGGGCGAACAACGCCCCAGGCGATTACCACGGCGGCCCGATCAGCGACATCAACCACCATGGCCCCACCCATTGGCGACCGCTTCCTGAGCCGCCCACGCTCCGCGCCGATCCAGAGCAAGGAGAAGCCGAGTGA
- a CDS encoding ATP-binding protein yields the protein MTEFTDAVRDDTSLLIAIAGASGSGKTYSALKMATGLAQGEPIYAIDTEAKRMLHYADQFRFKHMDMKPPFTPEAYIEAIQKAERAGAKVIIIDSTSDEYEGVGGLQEMHDEEVARLARKPYDRLEGWEIDKFNAPAWKVPKTRHKTRLMSPLRQVRAYIIFCLRAEEKIKFVKVFDERSNREKTAIESAGWVPICEKRFMYEMTMSFTVTPDNPGVPLIEDGQAVHGKIQSQHLPFFPAGKRVDEECGRKLRAWARGETTSQDRPASSSRQVDTGAGPLSSSQEPAPTHDKTLLTEYHQKLSGEIDRDGLIAAHEGFKPRLTDAATVDTAKRILGAHTARLRGDADADATNIYVQGLIDGE from the coding sequence ATGACCGAATTCACCGACGCCGTACGCGACGACACCAGCCTCCTGATCGCCATCGCTGGCGCATCAGGCAGCGGCAAGACCTATTCCGCCTTGAAAATGGCGACCGGACTCGCCCAGGGCGAGCCGATCTATGCGATCGACACCGAGGCGAAGCGCATGCTGCACTACGCCGACCAGTTCCGCTTCAAGCACATGGACATGAAGCCGCCGTTCACCCCGGAAGCCTACATCGAGGCGATCCAGAAGGCGGAACGGGCAGGGGCGAAGGTCATCATCATCGACTCCACGTCGGATGAATACGAAGGCGTCGGCGGGCTGCAGGAAATGCACGACGAGGAGGTGGCTCGCCTTGCCCGCAAGCCATACGACCGCCTCGAGGGATGGGAGATCGACAAGTTCAACGCCCCGGCGTGGAAGGTGCCGAAGACCCGCCACAAAACCCGGCTGATGTCGCCGCTGCGCCAGGTGCGCGCCTACATCATCTTCTGCCTACGCGCCGAGGAGAAGATCAAGTTCGTCAAAGTTTTCGACGAGAGATCGAACCGCGAGAAGACCGCGATCGAGAGCGCCGGATGGGTGCCGATCTGCGAAAAGCGCTTCATGTACGAGATGACGATGAGCTTCACCGTCACGCCCGACAATCCCGGCGTTCCGCTCATCGAGGACGGCCAAGCCGTTCACGGCAAGATCCAGAGCCAGCACCTTCCGTTCTTCCCAGCCGGCAAGCGGGTGGACGAGGAGTGCGGCCGAAAGCTCCGCGCCTGGGCGCGCGGCGAAACCACATCACAAGATCGGCCTGCCTCCTCCTCCCGGCAGGTTGATACGGGGGCCGGTCCGCTCTCCTCCTCCCAAGAACCGGCCCCCACACACGACAAGACGCTTCTGACTGAATATCACCAGAAGCTTTCCGGCGAGATCGACCGGGACGGCCTCATTGCCGCGCACGAGGGCTTCAAGCCGCGGCTCACGGATGCGGCGACGGTCGACACCGCGAAACGCATCCTCGGCGCTCACACTGCCCGCCTGCGCGGCGACGCCGATGCCGACGCCACCAACATCTATGTGCAAGGCCTGATCGACGGAGAGTGA